The genomic region CGGATGGGGATCAGCCGGGTCACGCTGCGCGAGGTGCTGAAGGTACTGCAGGACCAGGGGCTGGTGGAGGCGCGGCGCGGGCGGTACGGCGGAACGTTCGTGCTGCCCCGGCCCGACACCCCGGCGGGCATCGTCGAGGAGGAGCTGCGCCGACGGGTCGCCGGCGTGGACATCGAGGACGCCCTGCGGTTCCGCGAGGTCCTGGAGGTGGGGGCGGCCGGCCTGTGCGCCTCCCAGGGGCTCACCGAGGAGGGCACCGAGCGGCTGCTCGCCGCCCTGACCGCCACCCACGACGCCCCGCTCGCCGACTACCGCCGCCAGGACACGCTCTTCCACCTGACCCTCTGCGAACTGGCCGGCTCCGCCACCCTGACGGCCCAGTACGCGGCGGTCCGGGCCACGGTCAACGACCTGCTGGACTGCATCCCGCTCCTGGTGCGCAACCTGGAGCACTCGCAGCAGCAGCACACCTCACTGGTGGAGTCCGTGCTGGAGCGGGACGCGGCCGGGGCGCGCGAGACGATGCGCGAGCACTGCTGCGGCACGGCGGCGCTGCTGCGGGGCTTCCTGGCCTGAACATCGGGAGGGTTTCGTAACCTCCGTTTAACGCAGAGGTCTTGCGCACTCCACTGCAATCGGGCAAAGGTACGCCCCACAACCATTGCCCTGAGGCAGGAGCGCACGATGGCCGACGACATCGAGGCACGGCTGACAGCCGTGCCCGCACCCCCCACGTCCCCCGACGGCGGCGACACGTCCGCCGACTACCTGGAACGCCGCACGCTGCGCCGCGGCAGCGCCGGCTGGCTGCTGCTCACCGGCCTGGGCGTCGCGTACGTCGTCTCCGGGGACTTCTCCGGCTGGAACGTAGGCCTCGACAAGGGCGGCTTCGGCGGCCTCGCCATCGCCACCGTCCTCATGGGCGCGATGTACGCGTGCCTGGTCTTCTCCCTGGCGGAGCTGTCCACCATCCTGCCGACGGCGGGCGGGGGTTACGGCTTCGCCCGCCGCGCGCTGGGCCCCTGGGGCGGCTTCCTCACCGGTACCGCGATCCTCATCGAGTACATCCTGGCCCCGGCGGCGATCGTCATCTTCATCGGCGACTACGTCGAGTCCCTCGGCCTCTTCGGACTCACCTCCAGCTGGCCCGTCTACCTCGGCTGCTTCGTCGTCTTCATCGGGGTCCACCTCTGGGGCGTCGGCGAAGCCCTGCGCTTCAGCCTCGTCGTGACCGCCGTCGCCGTCGCCGCACTGCTGATCTTCGCGGTGGGCGCCTTCACCGAGTTCAGCGCCGACGGCCTGAACGACATCCCGGTCGACGCCAACGCCTTCGGCTCGAACTCCTGGCTGCCGCTGGGCGTGCTGGGCATCTGGGCCGCGTTCCCCTTCGGCATGTGGTTCTTCCTGGGTGTGGAAGGCGTACCGCTGGCGGCCGAAGAGGCCAAGGACCCGGTCCGCTCCATGCCGAAGGCCCTGTCCATCTCCATGGGCATCCTCGCCCTGCTGGCGCTGATCACCTTCTTCGCGGCGACGGGCGCGCAGGGCGCGGACGCCGTCAAGTCGGCGGGCAACCCGCTGGTCGTGGCGCTGGAGGGGGACGGCGGCCCGACCGCGCTCAGCCGCTTCGTCAACTACGCGGGCCTCGCCGGGCTGGTGGCCTCGTTCTTCTCGCTCATCTACGCGGGCTCGCGCCAGCTCTTCGCCCTCTCCCGGGCCGGCTACCTGCCCCGGTTCCTCTCCCTGACCTCGAAGCGCAAGGCCCCGTACCTGGGCCTGGTCATCCCCGGCGCGATCGGCTTCGCGCTCGCCGCCGCCACGGGCGACGGCGCGCGGATGCTGAACATCGCGGTGTTCGGCGCGACCATCTCCTACGCCCTGATGGCCCTCTCGCACATGGTGCTGCGCCGCCGGGAGCCGGGCCTGGAGCGCCCGTACCGCACCCCCGGCGGAATCCTGACCTCCTCGGTGGCCTTCGTACTCGCCCTGTCGGCCCTCGTCGCCACCTTCCTGGTGGACAAGGACGCGGCATTCATCGCCCTGGCCGTGTACGCCGTCGCCCTCGCCTACTTCGCGATCTACAGTCGGCACCACCTCGTGGCCTCGGCCCCGGAGGAGGAGTTCGCGGCCTTGGCGGAAGCCGAGGCCGAGCTGGCCCGCGACTGAAATCCTGACACCGGCTCAGACCCCGACCCCTGCCTTGCCCCTGGAGGTAAAGACCGTGCCACGGCCGCTCATCGGCATCACCACCTACGTGGAGGAATCCACCCGCTACCGCGTGTGGGACCTCGATACGGCGCTCGTACCCACCGGGTACTACGAACTCGTCCAGGCGGCGGGCGGTGCGGCCGTGCTGCTCCCGCCGGACGCAACAGGGGCGGCGGCGGAGGTGCTGAGCCGGCTGGACGGCCTGGTCGTCGCGGGCGGCCCGGACATGGACCCGGCCCGCTACGGCGCCGCCCGTGACTCCCGTACGGGTCCCCCCGCGACGGTCCGCGACGAGTGGGAACTGGCCCTGATCTCGGCCGCGCTGGAGGCGGACATGCCGCTGCTCGGCATCTGCCGGGGCATGCAGGCGCTGAACGTGGCCCTGGGCGGCAGCCTGGTCCAGCACATCGACGGTCACTTCGAGACGCCGGGCACCTTCTCCTGGCACTCCGTCCGCCCGGTCCCGGGCACCCGGTACGCGGCCCTGGTACCGGAGGAGGCGGAGGTCCCGACCTACCACCACCAGGCCGTCGAACGCCTGGGCAGCGGCCTGGTGGTCTCGGCGCACGCGGTCGACGGCACGGTGGAGGCGATCGAACTCCCGGACCCGGAGCGGTGGGTGCTGGGCGTCCAGTGGCACCCGGAGCGCGACAAGGACACCCGCGTTCTGGCGTCCCTGATCGAAGCCGCCACCGCCCGCGCGGCGGCCCCGGCGCACTGAGCACCGCGCAGGGCCGAACGGTGCGGCGCCGCTCCCGGGACACCCGGCAGCGGCGCCGCACCGTTCGGCTTCGCCGGGATCGACGCGCGGCCCGCCCCTGGGGCAATACGGCTAGGCCTTGCCGCGGGTCAGCGACAGCAGGTCACGGGCCGGGCCCGCCGGCCGGGAGCCCGCCGGCCAGACCGCCCGCAGGGCCCGCCCGAGGACGGCGCCCGAAACCGGCACCTCCACCAGCCTGCGCGCCGCCAGCTCGTCCACCACCGCCAGTTCCGAGAGCACGCACGGCCCCGCGCCGCTCAGCGCCGCCGCCTTCACGGCGGTGGTCGACGCCAGTTCCAGCAGCGGCGCCGCCAGCCCCCCGCTCCCCGCCAGCGCGGCGTCCAGCACCTGCCGCGTTCCCGACCCCCGCTCCCGCAGGATCAGCGGCGCGGACGCCAGCTCGGCCACCTCCACGCCCCGCGAACGCCGCGCCCACGGGTGGCCCGGCGCGACCGCCACCACGAGGCGGTCCTGCGCGATCACCGCCGAGTCGAGCCCCTCCGCAACCGTCAGCCCCTCCACGAAGCCGAGGTCCGCCTCGTGCACGAGGACCCGCTGCGCGACCAGCGCCGAGTTCCCGGCCTGCAGCGACACCGCCGTATCCGGCCGCTGCCCGCGCAGCGCGATCAGCCACCCCGGCATCAGGTACTCCGCGATGGTCATGCTGGCGGCCACCCGCAGCCGCGAGTCGCGCCGCCCGCGCAGCGCCTGCGCGCCCGCGTCGAAGGCCTCGGCCGCCTCCACCACGCGCCGGGCCCAGTCGGTGACCAGCGCGCCTTCCGCCGTCAGCGTCGAACCCCGCGGCGAGCGGTCCACCAGGGCCACCCCCAACCGCGCCTCCATCGCCCGGATCCGGCTGCTCGCCGCGGGCTGGGTGATTCCCAGCCGCCGGGCCGCGCCGCTCAGGCTGCCGACGCGCGCGACCGCGAGCAGCAGTTCCAACGCGCCCAGGTCCGGCACCCGGTGTGCCAGCGGCACCCGCTCCTCATCACCCATAACATCAGTTTATGGCCTCATAGGAAGACACCCTCTGCCGCCCGGTGCGCCGCGGCGGCACGCTGGGCCCATGGCCACCACCATCGTGCGACCCCGCACCACCTCCACCCCCGAGACCGCTCCCCGGGCCCACAAGGCCCTGCGGCACCTCGGCCCCAACTGGTACGCCTCCGTCATGGGCACGGCGATCGTCGCCAACGCCGGCGCGACCCTCCCGTACCAGCTCCCCGGCCAGCGCGTGGTCTGCCAGATCGTCTGGGCGCTGTCCGCCGTCCTCCTCGCCGTGCTGCTCACCGCGCGCGCCGGGCACTGGATCCACCACCGCGACCAGGCCCGCGCCCACCTCCTCGACCCCGCCGTCGCCCCGTTCTACGGCTGTCTCTCGATGGCGCTGCTGGCCGTCGGCGGCGGCACCCTGATCGTCGGCAAGGACCTCATCGGGACCGGCGCCGCCGTCGCCGCGGACGCCGTGCTGTTCACCGTCGGCACCGTGATCGGCCTGGTCATGGCGGTGGCGGTGCCCTACCTGATGGTGGTCCGCCACAAGGTCGAGGCGAAGCAGGCCACCCCCGTCTTGCTGCTTCCCCTGGTCGCCCCCATGGTCTCCGCCGCGGTCGGCCCGCTGCTGATACCCCACCTGCCAGCCGGACAGCCCCGCGAGGCCCTGCTGTTCGCCTGCTACGCCATGTTCGGCATCAGCCTGTTCGCCACCCTGCTGATGCTCCCCCTGGTCTTCGGCCGGCTGATCGTCGGCGGCCCGCTCCCCCTGGCCCTCACCCCGACCCTCTTCCTGGTCCTCGGCCCCCTCGGCCAGTCCACCACCGCCGTGAACCAGCTCGCCGACATGGCACCCCGGTCGGTCGGCGCCCCCTACGCCGGTGCGCTCGGCGCCTTCGCAGTCGTCTACGGGGTCCCGGTGACGGGCTTCGC from Streptomyces sp. NBC_00190 harbors:
- a CDS encoding FadR/GntR family transcriptional regulator; the encoded protein is MTDTASEGGAIARLNPVLRQVRAGNGFEEALEQILQVVRLGLVPGGERLPPERELAERMGISRVTLREVLKVLQDQGLVEARRGRYGGTFVLPRPDTPAGIVEEELRRRVAGVDIEDALRFREVLEVGAAGLCASQGLTEEGTERLLAALTATHDAPLADYRRQDTLFHLTLCELAGSATLTAQYAAVRATVNDLLDCIPLLVRNLEHSQQQHTSLVESVLERDAAGARETMREHCCGTAALLRGFLA
- the eat gene encoding ethanolamine permease, translating into MADDIEARLTAVPAPPTSPDGGDTSADYLERRTLRRGSAGWLLLTGLGVAYVVSGDFSGWNVGLDKGGFGGLAIATVLMGAMYACLVFSLAELSTILPTAGGGYGFARRALGPWGGFLTGTAILIEYILAPAAIVIFIGDYVESLGLFGLTSSWPVYLGCFVVFIGVHLWGVGEALRFSLVVTAVAVAALLIFAVGAFTEFSADGLNDIPVDANAFGSNSWLPLGVLGIWAAFPFGMWFFLGVEGVPLAAEEAKDPVRSMPKALSISMGILALLALITFFAATGAQGADAVKSAGNPLVVALEGDGGPTALSRFVNYAGLAGLVASFFSLIYAGSRQLFALSRAGYLPRFLSLTSKRKAPYLGLVIPGAIGFALAAATGDGARMLNIAVFGATISYALMALSHMVLRRREPGLERPYRTPGGILTSSVAFVLALSALVATFLVDKDAAFIALAVYAVALAYFAIYSRHHLVASAPEEEFAALAEAEAELARD
- a CDS encoding gamma-glutamyl-gamma-aminobutyrate hydrolase family protein, which codes for MPRPLIGITTYVEESTRYRVWDLDTALVPTGYYELVQAAGGAAVLLPPDATGAAAEVLSRLDGLVVAGGPDMDPARYGAARDSRTGPPATVRDEWELALISAALEADMPLLGICRGMQALNVALGGSLVQHIDGHFETPGTFSWHSVRPVPGTRYAALVPEEAEVPTYHHQAVERLGSGLVVSAHAVDGTVEAIELPDPERWVLGVQWHPERDKDTRVLASLIEAATARAAAPAH
- a CDS encoding LysR family transcriptional regulator, whose amino-acid sequence is MGDEERVPLAHRVPDLGALELLLAVARVGSLSGAARRLGITQPAASSRIRAMEARLGVALVDRSPRGSTLTAEGALVTDWARRVVEAAEAFDAGAQALRGRRDSRLRVAASMTIAEYLMPGWLIALRGQRPDTAVSLQAGNSALVAQRVLVHEADLGFVEGLTVAEGLDSAVIAQDRLVVAVAPGHPWARRSRGVEVAELASAPLILRERGSGTRQVLDAALAGSGGLAAPLLELASTTAVKAAALSGAGPCVLSELAVVDELAARRLVEVPVSGAVLGRALRAVWPAGSRPAGPARDLLSLTRGKA
- a CDS encoding TDT family transporter, translated to MATTIVRPRTTSTPETAPRAHKALRHLGPNWYASVMGTAIVANAGATLPYQLPGQRVVCQIVWALSAVLLAVLLTARAGHWIHHRDQARAHLLDPAVAPFYGCLSMALLAVGGGTLIVGKDLIGTGAAVAADAVLFTVGTVIGLVMAVAVPYLMVVRHKVEAKQATPVLLLPLVAPMVSAAVGPLLIPHLPAGQPREALLFACYAMFGISLFATLLMLPLVFGRLIVGGPLPLALTPTLFLVLGPLGQSTTAVNQLADMAPRSVGAPYAGALGAFAVVYGVPVTGFALLWLALATAMLIRAARNGMGFAMTWWALTFPVGTCVTGAAGLARHTGLTAFAWLASALFLALLTAWLLAAAHTLRGLAAGRLLAG